A window of Paremcibacter congregatus contains these coding sequences:
- a CDS encoding peptidylprolyl isomerase, with amino-acid sequence MNSYMGKESYVGGVYMKWIVCILLYAMSFSWSIAENPAEFSDSETANKVTIVINTELGEIYVEVDTGYAPIPANNFLRYVDAGRYDDSVFYRSIPHLNLIQGGLAGQAIKEGHYDNYLPLRFPPVRLDLPTGEDRKLRRGSLAFAHELGDPQQVGAEFLLMTDEIPSLNYRYNEHGKVSGVKHFGRIVKGMEIVDQIYKMEIKGEANLAWAKGTVLTNYVKIFSMKRLVP; translated from the coding sequence ATGAATAGCTATATGGGCAAGGAGAGTTATGTTGGAGGTGTATATATGAAGTGGATAGTATGCATATTGTTGTATGCAATGAGCTTTTCGTGGAGTATTGCGGAGAATCCAGCGGAATTTTCAGATTCTGAGACGGCTAACAAGGTGACTATTGTCATTAATACGGAACTTGGAGAAATTTATGTGGAGGTTGATACGGGATATGCGCCAATCCCAGCAAATAATTTTCTGAGATATGTTGATGCGGGTCGTTATGATGACAGTGTCTTTTACCGCTCTATACCGCATTTAAATCTTATTCAGGGCGGGCTAGCCGGACAGGCAATCAAAGAAGGGCATTATGATAATTACCTTCCTCTCCGTTTTCCGCCCGTTCGCCTTGACTTGCCAACAGGTGAAGATCGTAAGTTGAGGCGGGGTTCTCTTGCTTTTGCTCATGAGTTAGGTGACCCTCAACAAGTTGGGGCAGAGTTTTTACTCATGACTGACGAAATCCCATCCCTGAACTATAGATATAACGAACATGGTAAAGTGTCTGGGGTAAAGCATTTTGGCAGGATTGTTAAAGGCATGGAAATAGTTGATCAGATTTATAAGATGGAAATCAAGGGGGAAGCAAACTTAGCTTGGGCGAAGGGCACAGTACTTACAAACTATGTGAAAATTTTTTCCATGAAAAGGTTGGTGCCATGA
- a CDS encoding TonB-dependent receptor, translating into MLKKFMTNLLNSSGAHSEDKHISFKSHLCRSVSLAVLGGVLSFSAALADETKFNIKSQSLRDALLEFSAQADMVVVVPEDIGPSEAARALYGVMDADEGLKLLLKDTGLYYTRGKRGQFNISKDPSYDFQAVSFTTEADYEENFTVSEDDERADEVEGFALEEIVVTASRRATNLQDTAMSLNVLTGEHLEERGVLALSDIISTVPGVSLTISEPGRTGVLIRGISTSSFATSGRATTSTYLDDFPLGGGTQFRTPDIRLVDVSRVEVIKGPQGTLYGQSAMGGVIRYITNQPNMEELSGGISSRLSHTDRGDINWGVQGHINVPLSDTVAIRVVAYDYNDDGFIDSHSGLGNNLNTANTTGVRAALKWDVNDNITFDSLYLNQRLTKGKEQNITSAFTPTPYPGVPTDVTLPNLSELTTQFGAAPWVIDYEMVNFKLDVDLGEFSVTAMGAKKWLDSDVTLEIVEQLSIFEGSIPFFQVDKTEAETFELRAVSDRAEGELLDWIAGFYYESTDNQVHLGASYIGPDILWLGFLPLSQSDSNLSNARTFSKSNEKAFYGELGFNFTDKLRLSAGYRWSNIEIENGTLVADGTFQIVTGQAALVGRENDLIADQKVSTYRVNLEYRPIDDVMVYAQAASGYRPGGANAPSFLDPDGSTYVSDTLWNYEVGARTTWLDGRLTANLTLFRIDWSGIQLTGVDPKSFAPGTFNVGKARINGLELESQYRINENLSVGFNAGYTDPILTEDYSIGSTLVAEAGDRLPGSTKWTYAVFADFQYPVSADLDLAIHATHRYVGDREQILGASVFIQDAPHPSYNITDVRMSLSHANGIEVSLFADNLFNNIARTAARRTGGVFDTFWITRPRTIGINVGYNF; encoded by the coding sequence ATGCTAAAAAAGTTTATGACAAATCTATTAAATAGTTCCGGCGCGCACAGCGAGGATAAGCACATCTCATTTAAATCACATCTATGCAGAAGTGTTTCTTTAGCAGTACTTGGGGGTGTGTTGTCATTTTCTGCGGCACTGGCAGATGAAACAAAATTTAACATCAAGTCTCAATCACTCAGAGATGCTCTTCTAGAGTTTTCTGCACAGGCCGACATGGTTGTTGTGGTGCCGGAAGATATTGGGCCAAGTGAAGCCGCTCGGGCTCTATATGGAGTGATGGACGCGGATGAAGGCTTAAAATTACTGCTTAAAGATACGGGGCTTTATTACACTCGTGGCAAAAGAGGTCAGTTTAACATTAGTAAGGATCCAAGCTATGATTTTCAGGCTGTATCCTTTACAACGGAAGCGGATTACGAAGAAAACTTTACCGTTTCCGAAGATGATGAACGGGCTGACGAGGTTGAAGGTTTTGCGCTTGAAGAGATTGTTGTTACCGCAAGCCGCCGGGCGACGAATTTGCAGGATACGGCCATGTCATTGAATGTGCTTACTGGAGAGCATCTGGAAGAGCGTGGAGTGCTTGCATTAAGTGATATTATCTCAACCGTACCTGGTGTTTCTTTGACAATATCAGAACCGGGTAGAACCGGTGTTCTTATTCGGGGTATTTCCACTAGTTCTTTTGCAACTTCAGGCAGGGCCACGACGTCCACATACCTTGATGATTTTCCACTCGGTGGCGGTACCCAATTCCGTACACCGGACATCCGCTTGGTGGATGTTTCCAGGGTAGAAGTAATAAAAGGCCCTCAGGGGACCCTTTACGGACAAAGTGCCATGGGCGGCGTGATCCGTTATATCACCAATCAACCGAATATGGAGGAACTCTCTGGCGGGATCAGTAGTCGCTTGTCCCATACAGATCGAGGGGACATCAACTGGGGTGTACAGGGACATATTAATGTACCGTTAAGTGATACTGTGGCAATCCGAGTTGTTGCTTATGATTATAATGATGATGGCTTTATTGACTCGCATAGTGGGTTAGGCAATAATTTGAATACGGCTAACACTACCGGGGTTCGCGCTGCGTTGAAGTGGGATGTCAATGATAATATTACGTTTGATAGCTTGTATTTGAACCAGCGCCTAACAAAAGGTAAGGAGCAAAATATAACCAGTGCATTTACGCCAACCCCATATCCGGGCGTTCCAACAGATGTTACTTTGCCAAATTTATCAGAATTAACGACGCAGTTTGGTGCGGCTCCCTGGGTAATTGATTATGAGATGGTTAATTTCAAGCTTGATGTTGATTTGGGAGAATTCAGCGTCACGGCGATGGGGGCAAAAAAATGGCTAGATTCCGACGTAACCTTAGAGATTGTAGAGCAGCTCAGTATATTTGAAGGTAGCATACCTTTTTTCCAGGTGGATAAGACTGAAGCTGAAACCTTTGAGCTGCGGGCTGTTTCCGACAGGGCTGAGGGAGAACTTCTCGACTGGATAGCGGGCTTCTATTACGAAAGTACAGATAATCAGGTGCATTTAGGCGCAAGCTATATTGGGCCAGATATCCTGTGGTTAGGGTTTCTGCCTCTTTCGCAGAGTGACTCAAATCTATCAAACGCTAGGACGTTCTCAAAATCAAATGAAAAGGCGTTTTATGGTGAGCTTGGGTTCAATTTCACGGATAAGTTAAGGTTGTCTGCTGGTTATCGCTGGTCAAATATTGAGATTGAGAATGGCACATTGGTGGCAGATGGAACCTTTCAAATTGTTACGGGCCAAGCCGCTCTCGTTGGCAGGGAAAATGATCTGATTGCCGATCAGAAGGTAAGTACCTACAGGGTAAATCTGGAGTATCGCCCAATAGATGATGTTATGGTTTATGCTCAGGCAGCCTCAGGCTATCGACCCGGCGGCGCAAATGCCCCAAGCTTTCTAGACCCAGACGGTTCAACCTATGTCTCTGATACATTATGGAATTATGAGGTTGGTGCGAGAACAACATGGTTGGATGGTCGTCTGACAGCGAACCTCACTCTTTTCAGGATTGACTGGTCGGGCATTCAGTTGACAGGGGTTGACCCTAAGAGTTTCGCCCCAGGTACTTTCAATGTTGGTAAGGCAAGGATTAATGGTCTTGAGCTGGAATCTCAGTATCGGATAAATGAAAATCTCTCTGTTGGTTTTAATGCGGGCTATACGGATCCAATCCTGACGGAAGATTATTCAATTGGTTCGACGTTGGTTGCCGAAGCAGGGGATCGTTTGCCGGGATCTACTAAATGGACCTATGCCGTGTTTGCCGACTTTCAGTATCCTGTCAGTGCAGACCTTGACCTGGCGATACATGCGACCCACCGGTATGTCGGGGACCGGGAGCAAATATTGGGTGCATCTGTATTCATTCAAGATGCGCCGCATCCTTCCTATAATATTACAGATGTGCGTATGAGCTTGAGCCATGCAAACGGTATTGAGGTGTCTTTGTTTGCTGACAATCTCTTTAATAATATTGCCCGCACAGCGGCCCGTCGCACGGGAGGTGTTTTTGATACATTTTGGATCACACGCCCTAGAACGATTGGGATCAATGTGGGCTATAACTTCTAA
- a CDS encoding serine hydrolase domain-containing protein gives MKNLLYRMAASWGLAVLAGSAVIVLLAACGGTGAAPSHDNTKLQQTLQIMLQDFVKSDDVMTGASIYVIAPHLDLEWGTAIGVTERGGSVPLTPEHPTYISSVTKSFVAAAILRLHEEDRIDIEAPITRYLREDHLQILKDGGYDVDQITVRHLLMHTSGLADFFYTKTFDQMAPKLMSGELVHLFTLEEQLRMAMEDKSYGKPGEVYHYSDTGYILLGAMLEKITGKSMAAATRELVDYDNLGLKNTWWAVLEPRPVGVLPRAHQYYGDYDSYNNDPPFDLYGGGGMISTPEDMARFFQALFKGGVYAKEDTLDLMLTTLKDKGPKPEDFNGRTTPDYYGLGIFRGQAGDIMTYGHGGWWGAYGFYVPSLDIAIGVTTTRQEYSKTIEGFSSTLLEKIQAACRPLSAKSPSDP, from the coding sequence ATGAAGAACTTATTATATAGGATGGCGGCCTCTTGGGGGTTAGCTGTCCTGGCGGGTAGTGCGGTTATAGTGTTGCTTGCGGCTTGCGGCGGGACAGGCGCAGCTCCGTCACATGATAACACCAAATTGCAGCAGACATTGCAAATAATGCTTCAGGATTTTGTTAAATCTGATGATGTGATGACAGGCGCATCAATATACGTTATCGCGCCGCATCTGGATCTTGAATGGGGTACGGCCATTGGTGTAACGGAGCGGGGTGGTAGTGTCCCATTGACACCGGAGCATCCCACTTACATCTCCAGTGTTACAAAATCATTTGTCGCGGCGGCTATTTTGCGCCTTCATGAAGAAGACCGGATTGATATAGAGGCGCCGATAACACGTTACTTACGTGAGGACCATCTGCAAATATTAAAAGATGGCGGTTATGACGTGGATCAGATTACCGTGCGACATTTGTTGATGCATACCTCAGGTTTGGCGGATTTCTTTTATACAAAGACCTTCGACCAAATGGCTCCAAAACTCATGTCCGGTGAACTTGTCCATTTGTTCACGCTTGAAGAACAGCTGAGAATGGCCATGGAAGATAAATCTTACGGCAAGCCGGGGGAGGTCTATCACTATAGTGATACGGGCTATATTCTTCTAGGCGCCATGCTTGAGAAGATCACAGGCAAATCAATGGCAGCGGCCACCCGGGAACTTGTCGATTATGACAATCTTGGTCTTAAGAATACCTGGTGGGCGGTTTTGGAGCCTCGCCCAGTTGGAGTATTGCCCCGCGCCCATCAGTATTACGGCGATTATGACAGTTATAATAATGACCCGCCCTTTGATCTTTATGGCGGCGGAGGCATGATCTCGACACCTGAGGATATGGCCAGATTTTTCCAAGCACTGTTTAAGGGCGGCGTTTATGCCAAAGAGGACACACTTGACCTGATGCTGACCACATTGAAAGACAAGGGGCCCAAGCCGGAAGACTTTAATGGGCGAACAACGCCGGACTACTATGGTCTAGGGATTTTTCGAGGGCAAGCCGGCGATATTATGACGTATGGTCATGGCGGCTGGTGGGGGGCTTATGGGTTCTATGTGCCGAGCCTTGACATCGCGATCGGCGTCACGACAACCCGGCAGGAATATTCCAAAACCATAGAGGGTTTTTCCAGCACCCTATTAGAGAAAATACAAGCGGCTTGCAGACCTTTATCAGCTAAAAGCCCATCCGACCCGTAA
- a CDS encoding N,N-dimethylformamidase beta subunit family domain-containing protein, with protein MTDDLNRSKPKDSAPESKSPGRRDFMKASGAAGIMAAVGSRIFAGEAKAETAVVSSAAGNYWEQEDWRALPKRTILGYCWPWHARPGDTLDFKVSTYAGGPYEADLVRVIHGNIWPAQKMQKELELEAPFARQYPGRHQISAPGSCVEVPESRGLNNIKSFTVQSYVFPSLILKKGEKLHHYPDTYIGHEGLGIEETEEVIDEQTLVARWDEEAGTGWSLYLDRQGRPSFKIAGSNGKTHKIILGRPLLKKRWFLVAASYDADSGSLKISSEHIDGYFANEYAVRPQSATLALPAGAKPRQKGVLRFGATTGRKRGKYYRAPAQVLNGKLDSVRLTHGALSPKEVQEVSGLVVPKKRALKVIGFWDFGKDIGTTKVHDLSKNNLHGETINLPDRGVTGVRFDGSITEWTVKPDHYGACAFHDDDLYDAQWETDFSYKVPKGLPSGIYAVRLKHGDFIEHIPFFVAPPKGRTTSKAAYLVPTVSYSAYSNMDEHFSLNIPIARKQFDGSTKIEKDHFVHPSVAGLSPHEAAFYAKHRRELGGGVYRNHTGGGYHWHATQKVPNLNLKLAAGYTKLCMDTFLTDWFYAKGIEVDIITDDMMQAEGVDLLKNYNVILNGHHPEYYSSEMLDAVEGYLDQGGRWMYLGGNGYCWTTPFHPTLDGVVEVRKNVGGGLLFGGDYWGVQQAVNEYDGRDAGLWRSAHRPEQRTVGVGWVASPYSTQSVPYKRTEAAGDTRAAFIFAGVKGELLGSFGLSGNGAAGFEVDGASFDKGTPSHALIVARSTDFGKPWHFMLGGLEREEFAPRFAMPRADMTFFETSKGGAVFSVGSMSYIGSLSHAGYDNNISQITLNVLSRFMDKKPFRMPEG; from the coding sequence ATGACAGATGATCTTAATAGAAGTAAGCCCAAGGATAGTGCGCCTGAATCGAAGAGCCCCGGTCGCCGTGATTTTATGAAGGCGTCAGGGGCGGCCGGTATAATGGCTGCCGTGGGCTCACGTATATTTGCTGGAGAAGCGAAGGCTGAAACGGCAGTTGTATCATCAGCCGCTGGGAACTACTGGGAGCAAGAAGACTGGCGTGCGCTTCCAAAGCGTACGATCCTTGGTTATTGCTGGCCCTGGCATGCTCGGCCTGGTGATACGCTGGATTTTAAGGTCAGCACCTATGCTGGTGGTCCCTATGAGGCTGATCTGGTGCGTGTGATACACGGGAATATCTGGCCAGCGCAGAAGATGCAGAAGGAGCTTGAGCTTGAAGCGCCTTTTGCGCGCCAATATCCGGGACGGCATCAGATTTCAGCCCCCGGCTCTTGTGTGGAAGTTCCTGAATCCAGGGGCCTGAATAATATCAAAAGCTTTACGGTGCAAAGCTATGTCTTTCCCTCCCTCATACTGAAGAAGGGTGAGAAGCTTCACCATTATCCGGATACTTATATTGGCCATGAGGGTTTAGGTATTGAAGAGACTGAAGAGGTTATTGACGAGCAAACACTCGTTGCGCGCTGGGACGAGGAAGCTGGTACTGGCTGGTCCTTGTATCTGGACCGGCAGGGCAGACCGTCTTTTAAGATAGCCGGCAGTAATGGTAAAACCCATAAGATTATACTCGGACGGCCATTATTGAAAAAACGTTGGTTTCTGGTCGCGGCCAGCTATGATGCTGATAGCGGTAGTCTTAAAATCTCAAGCGAACATATAGATGGCTATTTTGCCAATGAATATGCGGTGCGTCCCCAAAGTGCTACCTTGGCCTTGCCAGCAGGAGCCAAGCCGAGGCAAAAAGGCGTGCTGCGATTTGGGGCGACGACAGGCCGCAAGCGCGGTAAATATTACCGTGCGCCGGCACAGGTATTAAATGGCAAGCTGGATTCTGTCCGGCTGACCCATGGGGCGTTGTCGCCTAAAGAAGTTCAGGAGGTTTCTGGGCTGGTCGTGCCAAAGAAGAGAGCCTTAAAAGTTATAGGCTTTTGGGACTTTGGCAAAGACATTGGCACCACCAAGGTGCATGACCTATCAAAGAATAATCTGCACGGTGAGACCATAAATCTGCCTGACAGAGGCGTTACGGGGGTACGGTTTGATGGCAGTATTACGGAGTGGACGGTGAAGCCGGATCATTACGGTGCCTGTGCGTTTCATGATGATGATCTTTATGACGCCCAGTGGGAGACGGACTTTTCTTATAAAGTCCCCAAGGGGCTACCAAGTGGTATATATGCTGTACGCCTGAAGCATGGGGACTTTATCGAACATATTCCGTTTTTCGTGGCCCCGCCAAAGGGCCGGACAACGTCTAAGGCGGCCTATCTGGTGCCGACGGTCAGCTATTCGGCCTATTCCAATATGGATGAGCATTTCTCTCTGAATATACCCATTGCCCGTAAACAGTTTGATGGCTCTACAAAGATAGAGAAGGATCATTTTGTTCATCCATCCGTCGCAGGCCTATCTCCTCATGAGGCGGCTTTTTATGCCAAACATCGCCGCGAATTGGGGGGCGGGGTTTATCGGAACCATACGGGAGGAGGATATCATTGGCATGCAACTCAGAAAGTGCCAAACCTTAATTTAAAACTGGCCGCTGGCTACACCAAGCTGTGCATGGATACCTTTCTGACCGACTGGTTCTATGCCAAGGGTATTGAGGTGGACATCATTACCGACGATATGATGCAGGCCGAGGGGGTTGACCTTCTTAAAAACTATAACGTCATCCTGAACGGCCATCACCCGGAATATTATTCCAGTGAGATGCTCGATGCGGTTGAGGGTTATCTGGATCAGGGCGGTCGTTGGATGTATCTTGGCGGTAACGGCTATTGCTGGACAACCCCTTTCCATCCTACTCTGGACGGTGTTGTGGAGGTCCGCAAGAATGTTGGCGGGGGCCTTCTTTTTGGCGGTGATTATTGGGGCGTCCAGCAAGCGGTTAATGAATATGATGGCCGGGATGCCGGCTTGTGGCGTAGTGCGCATCGGCCGGAGCAGCGTACTGTTGGGGTCGGATGGGTTGCCTCTCCCTATTCGACGCAATCTGTGCCTTACAAGCGCACGGAGGCGGCTGGGGACACAAGGGCTGCTTTCATCTTTGCCGGTGTGAAGGGGGAGTTGCTGGGAAGCTTTGGCTTAAGCGGCAATGGCGCGGCAGGGTTTGAGGTTGATGGGGCCAGCTTCGATAAGGGGACGCCTTCCCATGCGCTGATCGTTGCGCGTAGCACAGACTTTGGCAAGCCCTGGCACTTTATGCTGGGGGGGCTCGAGCGAGAGGAATTTGCCCCTCGCTTTGCTATGCCGCGGGCAGATATGACCTTCTTTGAAACCTCCAAAGGGGGTGCGGTATTTAGCGTTGGTTCCATGTCTTATATCGGCTCTTTAAGCCACGCTGGCTATGACAATAACATCTCCCAGATCACTTTGAATGTACTCAGCCGCTTTATGGATAAAAAGCCCTTCCGGATGCCGGAAGGGTAA